A genomic window from Haladaptatus caseinilyticus includes:
- a CDS encoding DUF7344 domain-containing protein: MMSQTNDRNFGEVTSNQERPYDLFGHPYRRTILALLDDREMPVSMSELVDELIVAEYGGEITARDKENVEISLYHVHLPKLADFGVINFDYEHGHVTEKAGFDDGEAWPDWIDSEELVSESR, translated from the coding sequence ATGATGAGCCAAACCAACGATCGAAACTTCGGGGAGGTCACGAGCAACCAGGAACGACCGTACGACCTGTTCGGTCACCCCTACCGACGAACTATCCTCGCACTGCTCGACGATCGGGAGATGCCAGTTTCGATGTCGGAGCTCGTAGACGAGCTCATCGTCGCGGAATACGGCGGTGAAATAACCGCCCGAGACAAGGAAAACGTAGAAATCTCGTTGTATCACGTACACCTGCCAAAACTCGCTGATTTCGGCGTTATCAACTTCGACTACGAACACGGTCACGTCACCGAGAAAGCAGGGTTCGATGACGGTGAGGCGTGGCCGGACTGGATAGATTCCGAGGAACTCGTTAGCGAATCTAGGTGA